A genomic stretch from Microtus pennsylvanicus isolate mMicPen1 chromosome 11, mMicPen1.hap1, whole genome shotgun sequence includes:
- the Coro6 gene encoding coronin-6 isoform X2, translated as MSRRVVRQSKFRHVFGQAAKADQAYEDIRVSKVTWDSAFCAVNPKFLAIIVEAGGGGAFIVLPLAKTGRVDKNYPLVTGHTGPVLDIDWCPHNDNVIASASDDTTVMVWQIPDYTPVRNITEPVITLEGHSKRVGILSWHPTARNVLLSAGGDNVIIIWNVGTGEVLLSLDDIHPDVIHSVCWNSNGSLLATTCKDKTLRIIDPRKSQVVAERARPHEGARPLRAVFTADGKLLSTGFSRMSERQLALWDPNNFEEPVALQEMDTSNGVLLPFYDPDSSIVYLCGKGDSSIRYFEITDEPPFVHYLNTFSSKEPQRGMGFMPKRGLDVSKCEIARFYKLHERKCEPIVMTVPRKSDLFQDDLYPDTPGPEPALEADEWLSGQDAEPVLISLKEGYVPPKHRELRITKRNILDARPPAGPRRSQSASDSPLSQQHTLETLLEEMKALRERVQAQEERITALENMLCELVDGTD; from the exons ATGAGCCGGAGAGTGGTTCGGCAAAGCAAGTTCCGCCATGTGTTCGGTCAGGCAGCAAAGGCCGACCAGGCCTATGAGGACATCCGGGTATCCAAGGTCACATGGGACAGCGCCTTCTGTGCCGTCAACCCCAAATTTCTAGCCATTATTGTAGAAGCTGGAGGTGGGGGTGCCTTCATTGTCCTGCCTCTGGCCAAG ACAGGACGTGTGGATAAGAACTACCCACTGGTCACTGGGCACACTGGCCCTGTGCTGGACATTGACTGGTGCCCACACAATGACAACGTCATCGCCAGTGCTTCAGACGACACCACTGTCATG GTGTGGCAGATTCCAGACTACACCCCCGTGCGCAACATCACCGAACCTGTCATCACACTCGAGGGCCACTCCAAGCGTGTGGGCATCCTCTCTTGGCACCCCACTGCCAGGAATGTCCTGCTCAGCGCAG GTGGTGATAATGTCATCATCATCTGGAATGTGGGCACTGGGGAGGTCCTGCTGAGCCTGGACGACATACACCCTGACGTCATCCACAGTGTGTGTTGGAACAGCAATGGTAGCCTGCTAGCCACTACCTGCAAGGACAAGACCCTGCGAATCATTGACCCCCGGAAGAGTCAGGTGGTTGCG GAGCGAGCCCGGCCTCACGAGGGCGCCCGCCCGCTGCGGGCCGTCTTCACCGCAGACGGGAAGCTGCTCAGCACCGGCTTCAGCAGGATGAGTGAGCGGCAACTCGCACTCTGGGACCCG AACAACTTTGAAGAACCGGTGGCCCTGCAGGAGATGGACACAAGCAATGGAGTGCTCCTGCCGTTCTATGACCCCGACTCCAGCATTGTCTACTTGTGTGGCAAG GGTGACAGTAGCATTCGGTACTTTGAAATTACGGACGAACCACCCTTTGTGCATTATCTGAACACTTTCAGCAGCAAAGAGCCGCAGCGGGGCATGGGTTTCATGCCCAAGAGGGGACTGGATGTCAGCAAGTGTGAAATTGCCAG GTTCTACAAGTTACATGAACGAAAGTGTGAACCCATCGTCATGACCGTACCTCGAAag TCGGACCTGTTCCAGGACGACCTATACCCAGATACGCCCGGCCCTGAGCCAGCCCTGGAAGCAGATGAGTGGCTATCGGGTCAGGATGCAGAACCTGTACTCATTTCGCTGAAAGAAGGATATGTACCCCCCAAACACCGCGAGCTCCGGATCACCAAGCGCAACATCCTAGATGCGCGTCCGCCTGCTGGTCCCCGGCGCAGCCAGTCAGCCAGCGACTCCCCTTTGTCG CAGCAGCACACCCTGGAGACACTGCTGGAGGAGATGAAGGCCCTTCGCGAGCGAGTGCAAGCCCAGGAGGAGCGCATTACTGCTTTGGAAAACATGCTGTGTGAGCTGGTGGATGGCACGGACTAG
- the Coro6 gene encoding coronin-6 isoform X3 gives MSRRVVRQSKFRHVFGQAAKADQAYEDIRVSKVTWDSAFCAVNPKFLAIIVEAGGGGAFIVLPLAKTGRVDKNYPLVTGHTGPVLDIDWCPHNDNVIASASDDTTVMVWQIPDYTPVRNITEPVITLEGHSKRVGILSWHPTARNVLLSAGGDNVIIIWNVGTGEVLLSLDDIHPDVIHSVCWNSNGSLLATTCKDKTLRIIDPRKSQVVAERFAAHEGMRPMRAVFTRLGHIFTTGFTRMSQRELGLWDPNNFEEPVALQEMDTSNGVLLPFYDPDSSIVYLCGKGDSSIRYFEITDEPPFVHYLNTFSSKEPQRGMGFMPKRGLDVSKCEIARFYKLHERKCEPIVMTVPRKSDLFQDDLYPDTPGPEPALEADEWLSGQDAEPVLISLKEGYVPPKHRELRITKRNILDARPPAGPRRSQSASDSPLSQHTLETLLEEMKALRERVQAQEERITALENMLCELVDGTD, from the exons ATGAGCCGGAGAGTGGTTCGGCAAAGCAAGTTCCGCCATGTGTTCGGTCAGGCAGCAAAGGCCGACCAGGCCTATGAGGACATCCGGGTATCCAAGGTCACATGGGACAGCGCCTTCTGTGCCGTCAACCCCAAATTTCTAGCCATTATTGTAGAAGCTGGAGGTGGGGGTGCCTTCATTGTCCTGCCTCTGGCCAAG ACAGGACGTGTGGATAAGAACTACCCACTGGTCACTGGGCACACTGGCCCTGTGCTGGACATTGACTGGTGCCCACACAATGACAACGTCATCGCCAGTGCTTCAGACGACACCACTGTCATG GTGTGGCAGATTCCAGACTACACCCCCGTGCGCAACATCACCGAACCTGTCATCACACTCGAGGGCCACTCCAAGCGTGTGGGCATCCTCTCTTGGCACCCCACTGCCAGGAATGTCCTGCTCAGCGCAG GTGGTGATAATGTCATCATCATCTGGAATGTGGGCACTGGGGAGGTCCTGCTGAGCCTGGACGACATACACCCTGACGTCATCCACAGTGTGTGTTGGAACAGCAATGGTAGCCTGCTAGCCACTACCTGCAAGGACAAGACCCTGCGAATCATTGACCCCCGGAAGAGTCAGGTGGTTGCG gagAGGTTTGCAGCCCACGAGGGGATGAGGCCCATGCGGGCTGTCTTCACGCGGCTGGGTCATATCTTCACCACGGGATTCACCCGCATGAGCCAGCGAGAGCTAGGCCTGTGGGACCCG AACAACTTTGAAGAACCGGTGGCCCTGCAGGAGATGGACACAAGCAATGGAGTGCTCCTGCCGTTCTATGACCCCGACTCCAGCATTGTCTACTTGTGTGGCAAG GGTGACAGTAGCATTCGGTACTTTGAAATTACGGACGAACCACCCTTTGTGCATTATCTGAACACTTTCAGCAGCAAAGAGCCGCAGCGGGGCATGGGTTTCATGCCCAAGAGGGGACTGGATGTCAGCAAGTGTGAAATTGCCAG GTTCTACAAGTTACATGAACGAAAGTGTGAACCCATCGTCATGACCGTACCTCGAAag TCGGACCTGTTCCAGGACGACCTATACCCAGATACGCCCGGCCCTGAGCCAGCCCTGGAAGCAGATGAGTGGCTATCGGGTCAGGATGCAGAACCTGTACTCATTTCGCTGAAAGAAGGATATGTACCCCCCAAACACCGCGAGCTCCGGATCACCAAGCGCAACATCCTAGATGCGCGTCCGCCTGCTGGTCCCCGGCGCAGCCAGTCAGCCAGCGACTCCCCTTTGTCG CAGCACACCCTGGAGACACTGCTGGAGGAGATGAAGGCCCTTCGCGAGCGAGTGCAAGCCCAGGAGGAGCGCATTACTGCTTTGGAAAACATGCTGTGTGAGCTGGTGGATGGCACGGACTAG
- the Coro6 gene encoding coronin-6 isoform X5: protein MSRRVVRQSKFRHVFGQAAKADQAYEDIRVSKVTWDSAFCAVNPKFLAIIVEAGGGGAFIVLPLAKTGRVDKNYPLVTGHTGPVLDIDWCPHNDNVIASASDDTTVMVWQIPDYTPVRNITEPVITLEGHSKRVGILSWHPTARNVLLSAGGDNVIIIWNVGTGEVLLSLDDIHPDVIHSVCWNSNGSLLATTCKDKTLRIIDPRKSQVVANNFEEPVALQEMDTSNGVLLPFYDPDSSIVYLCGKGDSSIRYFEITDEPPFVHYLNTFSSKEPQRGMGFMPKRGLDVSKCEIARFYKLHERKCEPIVMTVPRKSDLFQDDLYPDTPGPEPALEADEWLSGQDAEPVLISLKEGYVPPKHRELRITKRNILDARPPAGPRRSQSASDSPLSQQHTLETLLEEMKALRERVQAQEERITALENMLCELVDGTD from the exons ATGAGCCGGAGAGTGGTTCGGCAAAGCAAGTTCCGCCATGTGTTCGGTCAGGCAGCAAAGGCCGACCAGGCCTATGAGGACATCCGGGTATCCAAGGTCACATGGGACAGCGCCTTCTGTGCCGTCAACCCCAAATTTCTAGCCATTATTGTAGAAGCTGGAGGTGGGGGTGCCTTCATTGTCCTGCCTCTGGCCAAG ACAGGACGTGTGGATAAGAACTACCCACTGGTCACTGGGCACACTGGCCCTGTGCTGGACATTGACTGGTGCCCACACAATGACAACGTCATCGCCAGTGCTTCAGACGACACCACTGTCATG GTGTGGCAGATTCCAGACTACACCCCCGTGCGCAACATCACCGAACCTGTCATCACACTCGAGGGCCACTCCAAGCGTGTGGGCATCCTCTCTTGGCACCCCACTGCCAGGAATGTCCTGCTCAGCGCAG GTGGTGATAATGTCATCATCATCTGGAATGTGGGCACTGGGGAGGTCCTGCTGAGCCTGGACGACATACACCCTGACGTCATCCACAGTGTGTGTTGGAACAGCAATGGTAGCCTGCTAGCCACTACCTGCAAGGACAAGACCCTGCGAATCATTGACCCCCGGAAGAGTCAGGTGGTTGCG AACAACTTTGAAGAACCGGTGGCCCTGCAGGAGATGGACACAAGCAATGGAGTGCTCCTGCCGTTCTATGACCCCGACTCCAGCATTGTCTACTTGTGTGGCAAG GGTGACAGTAGCATTCGGTACTTTGAAATTACGGACGAACCACCCTTTGTGCATTATCTGAACACTTTCAGCAGCAAAGAGCCGCAGCGGGGCATGGGTTTCATGCCCAAGAGGGGACTGGATGTCAGCAAGTGTGAAATTGCCAG GTTCTACAAGTTACATGAACGAAAGTGTGAACCCATCGTCATGACCGTACCTCGAAag TCGGACCTGTTCCAGGACGACCTATACCCAGATACGCCCGGCCCTGAGCCAGCCCTGGAAGCAGATGAGTGGCTATCGGGTCAGGATGCAGAACCTGTACTCATTTCGCTGAAAGAAGGATATGTACCCCCCAAACACCGCGAGCTCCGGATCACCAAGCGCAACATCCTAGATGCGCGTCCGCCTGCTGGTCCCCGGCGCAGCCAGTCAGCCAGCGACTCCCCTTTGTCG CAGCAGCACACCCTGGAGACACTGCTGGAGGAGATGAAGGCCCTTCGCGAGCGAGTGCAAGCCCAGGAGGAGCGCATTACTGCTTTGGAAAACATGCTGTGTGAGCTGGTGGATGGCACGGACTAG
- the Coro6 gene encoding coronin-6 isoform X4 produces MSRRVVRQSKFRHVFGQAAKADQAYEDIRVSKVTWDSAFCAVNPKFLAIIVEAGGGGAFIVLPLAKTGRVDKNYPLVTGHTGPVLDIDWCPHNDNVIASASDDTTVMVWQIPDYTPVRNITEPVITLEGHSKRVGILSWHPTARNVLLSAGGDNVIIIWNVGTGEVLLSLDDIHPDVIHSVCWNSNGSLLATTCKDKTLRIIDPRKSQVVAERARPHEGARPLRAVFTADGKLLSTGFSRMSERQLALWDPNNFEEPVALQEMDTSNGVLLPFYDPDSSIVYLCGKGDSSIRYFEITDEPPFVHYLNTFSSKEPQRGMGFMPKRGLDVSKCEIARFYKLHERKCEPIVMTVPRKSDLFQDDLYPDTPGPEPALEADEWLSGQDAEPVLISLKEGYVPPKHRELRITKRNILDARPPAGPRRSQSASDSPLSQHTLETLLEEMKALRERVQAQEERITALENMLCELVDGTD; encoded by the exons ATGAGCCGGAGAGTGGTTCGGCAAAGCAAGTTCCGCCATGTGTTCGGTCAGGCAGCAAAGGCCGACCAGGCCTATGAGGACATCCGGGTATCCAAGGTCACATGGGACAGCGCCTTCTGTGCCGTCAACCCCAAATTTCTAGCCATTATTGTAGAAGCTGGAGGTGGGGGTGCCTTCATTGTCCTGCCTCTGGCCAAG ACAGGACGTGTGGATAAGAACTACCCACTGGTCACTGGGCACACTGGCCCTGTGCTGGACATTGACTGGTGCCCACACAATGACAACGTCATCGCCAGTGCTTCAGACGACACCACTGTCATG GTGTGGCAGATTCCAGACTACACCCCCGTGCGCAACATCACCGAACCTGTCATCACACTCGAGGGCCACTCCAAGCGTGTGGGCATCCTCTCTTGGCACCCCACTGCCAGGAATGTCCTGCTCAGCGCAG GTGGTGATAATGTCATCATCATCTGGAATGTGGGCACTGGGGAGGTCCTGCTGAGCCTGGACGACATACACCCTGACGTCATCCACAGTGTGTGTTGGAACAGCAATGGTAGCCTGCTAGCCACTACCTGCAAGGACAAGACCCTGCGAATCATTGACCCCCGGAAGAGTCAGGTGGTTGCG GAGCGAGCCCGGCCTCACGAGGGCGCCCGCCCGCTGCGGGCCGTCTTCACCGCAGACGGGAAGCTGCTCAGCACCGGCTTCAGCAGGATGAGTGAGCGGCAACTCGCACTCTGGGACCCG AACAACTTTGAAGAACCGGTGGCCCTGCAGGAGATGGACACAAGCAATGGAGTGCTCCTGCCGTTCTATGACCCCGACTCCAGCATTGTCTACTTGTGTGGCAAG GGTGACAGTAGCATTCGGTACTTTGAAATTACGGACGAACCACCCTTTGTGCATTATCTGAACACTTTCAGCAGCAAAGAGCCGCAGCGGGGCATGGGTTTCATGCCCAAGAGGGGACTGGATGTCAGCAAGTGTGAAATTGCCAG GTTCTACAAGTTACATGAACGAAAGTGTGAACCCATCGTCATGACCGTACCTCGAAag TCGGACCTGTTCCAGGACGACCTATACCCAGATACGCCCGGCCCTGAGCCAGCCCTGGAAGCAGATGAGTGGCTATCGGGTCAGGATGCAGAACCTGTACTCATTTCGCTGAAAGAAGGATATGTACCCCCCAAACACCGCGAGCTCCGGATCACCAAGCGCAACATCCTAGATGCGCGTCCGCCTGCTGGTCCCCGGCGCAGCCAGTCAGCCAGCGACTCCCCTTTGTCG CAGCACACCCTGGAGACACTGCTGGAGGAGATGAAGGCCCTTCGCGAGCGAGTGCAAGCCCAGGAGGAGCGCATTACTGCTTTGGAAAACATGCTGTGTGAGCTGGTGGATGGCACGGACTAG
- the Coro6 gene encoding coronin-6 isoform X6, whose protein sequence is MSRRVVRQSKFRHVFGQAAKADQAYEDIRVSKVTWDSAFCAVNPKFLAIIVEAGGGGAFIVLPLAKTGRVDKNYPLVTGHTGPVLDIDWCPHNDNVIASASDDTTVMVWQIPDYTPVRNITEPVITLEGHSKRVGILSWHPTARNVLLSAGGDNVIIIWNVGTGEVLLSLDDIHPDVIHSVCWNSNGSLLATTCKDKTLRIIDPRKSQVVANNFEEPVALQEMDTSNGVLLPFYDPDSSIVYLCGKGDSSIRYFEITDEPPFVHYLNTFSSKEPQRGMGFMPKRGLDVSKCEIARFYKLHERKCEPIVMTVPRKSDLFQDDLYPDTPGPEPALEADEWLSGQDAEPVLISLKEGYVPPKHRELRITKRNILDARPPAGPRRSQSASDSPLSQHTLETLLEEMKALRERVQAQEERITALENMLCELVDGTD, encoded by the exons ATGAGCCGGAGAGTGGTTCGGCAAAGCAAGTTCCGCCATGTGTTCGGTCAGGCAGCAAAGGCCGACCAGGCCTATGAGGACATCCGGGTATCCAAGGTCACATGGGACAGCGCCTTCTGTGCCGTCAACCCCAAATTTCTAGCCATTATTGTAGAAGCTGGAGGTGGGGGTGCCTTCATTGTCCTGCCTCTGGCCAAG ACAGGACGTGTGGATAAGAACTACCCACTGGTCACTGGGCACACTGGCCCTGTGCTGGACATTGACTGGTGCCCACACAATGACAACGTCATCGCCAGTGCTTCAGACGACACCACTGTCATG GTGTGGCAGATTCCAGACTACACCCCCGTGCGCAACATCACCGAACCTGTCATCACACTCGAGGGCCACTCCAAGCGTGTGGGCATCCTCTCTTGGCACCCCACTGCCAGGAATGTCCTGCTCAGCGCAG GTGGTGATAATGTCATCATCATCTGGAATGTGGGCACTGGGGAGGTCCTGCTGAGCCTGGACGACATACACCCTGACGTCATCCACAGTGTGTGTTGGAACAGCAATGGTAGCCTGCTAGCCACTACCTGCAAGGACAAGACCCTGCGAATCATTGACCCCCGGAAGAGTCAGGTGGTTGCG AACAACTTTGAAGAACCGGTGGCCCTGCAGGAGATGGACACAAGCAATGGAGTGCTCCTGCCGTTCTATGACCCCGACTCCAGCATTGTCTACTTGTGTGGCAAG GGTGACAGTAGCATTCGGTACTTTGAAATTACGGACGAACCACCCTTTGTGCATTATCTGAACACTTTCAGCAGCAAAGAGCCGCAGCGGGGCATGGGTTTCATGCCCAAGAGGGGACTGGATGTCAGCAAGTGTGAAATTGCCAG GTTCTACAAGTTACATGAACGAAAGTGTGAACCCATCGTCATGACCGTACCTCGAAag TCGGACCTGTTCCAGGACGACCTATACCCAGATACGCCCGGCCCTGAGCCAGCCCTGGAAGCAGATGAGTGGCTATCGGGTCAGGATGCAGAACCTGTACTCATTTCGCTGAAAGAAGGATATGTACCCCCCAAACACCGCGAGCTCCGGATCACCAAGCGCAACATCCTAGATGCGCGTCCGCCTGCTGGTCCCCGGCGCAGCCAGTCAGCCAGCGACTCCCCTTTGTCG CAGCACACCCTGGAGACACTGCTGGAGGAGATGAAGGCCCTTCGCGAGCGAGTGCAAGCCCAGGAGGAGCGCATTACTGCTTTGGAAAACATGCTGTGTGAGCTGGTGGATGGCACGGACTAG
- the Coro6 gene encoding coronin-6 isoform X1, with protein sequence MSRRVVRQSKFRHVFGQAAKADQAYEDIRVSKVTWDSAFCAVNPKFLAIIVEAGGGGAFIVLPLAKTGRVDKNYPLVTGHTGPVLDIDWCPHNDNVIASASDDTTVMVWQIPDYTPVRNITEPVITLEGHSKRVGILSWHPTARNVLLSAGGDNVIIIWNVGTGEVLLSLDDIHPDVIHSVCWNSNGSLLATTCKDKTLRIIDPRKSQVVAERFAAHEGMRPMRAVFTRLGHIFTTGFTRMSQRELGLWDPNNFEEPVALQEMDTSNGVLLPFYDPDSSIVYLCGKGDSSIRYFEITDEPPFVHYLNTFSSKEPQRGMGFMPKRGLDVSKCEIARFYKLHERKCEPIVMTVPRKSDLFQDDLYPDTPGPEPALEADEWLSGQDAEPVLISLKEGYVPPKHRELRITKRNILDARPPAGPRRSQSASDSPLSQQHTLETLLEEMKALRERVQAQEERITALENMLCELVDGTD encoded by the exons ATGAGCCGGAGAGTGGTTCGGCAAAGCAAGTTCCGCCATGTGTTCGGTCAGGCAGCAAAGGCCGACCAGGCCTATGAGGACATCCGGGTATCCAAGGTCACATGGGACAGCGCCTTCTGTGCCGTCAACCCCAAATTTCTAGCCATTATTGTAGAAGCTGGAGGTGGGGGTGCCTTCATTGTCCTGCCTCTGGCCAAG ACAGGACGTGTGGATAAGAACTACCCACTGGTCACTGGGCACACTGGCCCTGTGCTGGACATTGACTGGTGCCCACACAATGACAACGTCATCGCCAGTGCTTCAGACGACACCACTGTCATG GTGTGGCAGATTCCAGACTACACCCCCGTGCGCAACATCACCGAACCTGTCATCACACTCGAGGGCCACTCCAAGCGTGTGGGCATCCTCTCTTGGCACCCCACTGCCAGGAATGTCCTGCTCAGCGCAG GTGGTGATAATGTCATCATCATCTGGAATGTGGGCACTGGGGAGGTCCTGCTGAGCCTGGACGACATACACCCTGACGTCATCCACAGTGTGTGTTGGAACAGCAATGGTAGCCTGCTAGCCACTACCTGCAAGGACAAGACCCTGCGAATCATTGACCCCCGGAAGAGTCAGGTGGTTGCG gagAGGTTTGCAGCCCACGAGGGGATGAGGCCCATGCGGGCTGTCTTCACGCGGCTGGGTCATATCTTCACCACGGGATTCACCCGCATGAGCCAGCGAGAGCTAGGCCTGTGGGACCCG AACAACTTTGAAGAACCGGTGGCCCTGCAGGAGATGGACACAAGCAATGGAGTGCTCCTGCCGTTCTATGACCCCGACTCCAGCATTGTCTACTTGTGTGGCAAG GGTGACAGTAGCATTCGGTACTTTGAAATTACGGACGAACCACCCTTTGTGCATTATCTGAACACTTTCAGCAGCAAAGAGCCGCAGCGGGGCATGGGTTTCATGCCCAAGAGGGGACTGGATGTCAGCAAGTGTGAAATTGCCAG GTTCTACAAGTTACATGAACGAAAGTGTGAACCCATCGTCATGACCGTACCTCGAAag TCGGACCTGTTCCAGGACGACCTATACCCAGATACGCCCGGCCCTGAGCCAGCCCTGGAAGCAGATGAGTGGCTATCGGGTCAGGATGCAGAACCTGTACTCATTTCGCTGAAAGAAGGATATGTACCCCCCAAACACCGCGAGCTCCGGATCACCAAGCGCAACATCCTAGATGCGCGTCCGCCTGCTGGTCCCCGGCGCAGCCAGTCAGCCAGCGACTCCCCTTTGTCG CAGCAGCACACCCTGGAGACACTGCTGGAGGAGATGAAGGCCCTTCGCGAGCGAGTGCAAGCCCAGGAGGAGCGCATTACTGCTTTGGAAAACATGCTGTGTGAGCTGGTGGATGGCACGGACTAG